The following proteins come from a genomic window of Alnus glutinosa chromosome 10, dhAlnGlut1.1, whole genome shotgun sequence:
- the LOC133879460 gene encoding uncharacterized protein LOC133879460, whose amino-acid sequence MSFMGKALSTQHLPGKHYDVPSREEIKKCFRIWEETKDKEEKKSVFINFMKETVNLSKVDDSMLIAGIVTPPAAMVAKRAGETILRLKVLKAIPDVLFVPSATLVALISVKFFRRFFLKKIAT is encoded by the exons ATGAGTTTCATGGGAAAAG CACTATCAACTCAGCATTTGCCTGGTAAACACTATGATGTACCATCGCGCGAGGAAATAAAG AAATGTTTTAGGATCTGGgaagaaacaaaagataaagaagaaaagaagagtgtGTTCATCAATTTTATGAAAGAGACAGTCAATCTTAGCAAAGTAGATGACTCCATGCTGATAGCTGGAATAGTAACACCTCCTGCAGCCATGGTGGCTAAGAGAGCTGGAGAAACGATTCTCCGGCTGAAAGTGTTGAAGGCCATTCCCGACGTCCTCTTCGTTCCCTCGGCGACGTTGGTGGCTCTAATCTCTGTTAAGTTCTTCAGAAggtttttcttgaaaaaaatagcAACCTGA
- the LOC133880278 gene encoding pentatricopeptide repeat-containing protein At2g44880: MIEAKQQCLWSSSERKCLYLLQQRSTLASILQIHAFMLRNALEANVNLLTKFIATCGSLALFASGNPLAGIHHARRVFDHRPNRDDAFLCNSMIKAHVSMRQFVESFTLYRDLRRDTDFVPDCYTFTILAKSCGLNVAIWEGQEVHCNVVKIGFGLSLHVSTALVDMYAKNGKMGSARTLFDEMTERSEVSWTALICGYARSGDMSNARLLFDRMPVKDSAVFNAMIDGYVKLGEMGSARNLFDEMLDRNVVSWTSMIFGYCRNGDVDSARLLFDAMPEKNLFSWNAMIGGYCQNKQPYEALRLFQEMQSTTSFEPDEVTIVSILPAIADLGALDLGGWAHQFIRERKLDRATKVCTALVNMYAKCGEITKAKRLFDDMPKKEIASWNALIYGLAVNGCAKEAMEIFSEMLREGYKPNEITMLGVLSACNHSGLVEEGKKWFKTMEEFRLTPKIEHYGCMVDLLGRAGCLEEAEKLIENMPYKVNGIILSSFLFACGCSKDIMRAERVLNKAAKMEPWNDGNYVLLRNLYATEERWRDVEEIKGLMRKNGANKEVGCSVIEVDGRVWEFVAGKRVYPQLEAMHMTLEHLGKHMKGQINLN; encoded by the coding sequence aTGATAGAGGCTAAGCAGCAATGCTTGTGGAGCTCTTCAGAGAGAAAATGCTTATACCTCCTCCAACAAAGAAGCACCTTAGCTTCTATCCTCCAGATCCATGCTTTTATGCTCCGCAACGCTCTTGAAGCCAACGTTAATCTCCTCACGAAGTTCATCGCAACCTGCGGTTCCCTTGCTCTCTTCGCCTCGGGAAACCCACTTGCTGGCATCCATCACGCTCGTCGGGTGTTCGATCATCGGCCCAACAGGGACGACGCGTTCCTCTGTAACTCCATGATCAAAGCCCATGTGAGTATGCGCCAGTTCGTTGAGTCTTTCACTCTTTATAGAGATCTTAGGAGGGACACGGATTTTGTTCCCGATTGTTACACCTTCACAATCTTGGCTAAGTCTTGTGGTTTAAATGTGGCCATTTGGGAAGGTCAAGAGGTTCATTGCAATGTTGTTAAAATTGGGTTTGGATTAAGTTTGCATGTATCAACGGCTCTGGTTGATATGTATGCGAAGAATGGGAAGATGGGCAGTGCAAGAACGTTGTTTGATGAAATGACGGAAAGAAGTGAAGTGTCGTGGACTGCTCTCATTTGTGGGTATGCGAGGTCTGGGGATATGAGTAATGCAAGGTTACTCTTTGATCGGATGCCTGTGAAAGACTCGGCAGTGTTTAATGCAATGATTGATGGTTATGTCAAATTGGGAGAGATGGGCTCAGCTCGGAATTTGTTTGACGAGATGCTGGATAGGAATGTAGTGTCCTGGACTAGTATGATTTTTGGGTATTGCCGTAATGGTGATGTTGACTCTGCTAGGTTGCTATTTGATGCCATGCCGGAGAAGAACTTATTTTCATGGAATGCAATGATTGGTGGATATTGCCAAAACAAACAACCTTATGAAGCATTGAGATTATTTCAGGAAATGCAGTCAACCACATCATTTGAACCAGATGAGGTGACTATCGTAAGCATTCTTCCGGCTATTGCTGATTTGGGTGCTCTGGATTTGGGCGGCTGGGCTCACCAGTTTATCCGGGAGAGGAAGCTTGATAGAGCAACAAAAGTCTGCACTGCGCTTGTCAATATGTATGCAAAATGCGGTGAAATTACAAAAGCCAAAAGACTTTTCGACGATATGCCTAAAAAAGAAATAGCTTCATGGAATGCTTTGATATATGGGCTTGCAGTCAATGGCTGTGCCAAGGAAGCAATGGAGATATTCTCGGAGATGCTGCGTGAAGGATATAAACCAAATGAAATAACCATGCTTGGTGTTTTGTCTGCTTGTAACCATAGTGGTCTAGTGGAGGAAGGGAAGAAGTGGTTTAAAACAATGGAGGAATTTAGGCTTACCCCAAAGATTGAGCACTATGGTTGTATGGTAGATCTTCTAGGGAGGGCTGGGTGCTTGGAGGAGGCAGAGAAGTTAATTGAGAACATGCCTTACAAGGTTAATGGGATAATCTtgagttcttttctttttgcttgtGGATGCTCCAAGGATATTATGAGGGCTGAGAGAGTACTAAACAAGGCAGCCAAAATGGAGCCATGGAATGACGGAAACTATGTGTTGTTGAGAAATTTGTATGCCACAGAGGAAAGGTGGAGAGATGTAGAGGAAATTAAGGGGTTGATGAGGAAGAATGGAGCAAATAAAGAGGTAGGCTGTAGCGTTATTGAAGTTGATGGTAGAGTCTGGGAATTTGTGGCGGGGAAAAGAGTGTATCCGCAGCTGGAGGCTATGCATATGACATTGGAGCACTTGGGGAAGCACATGAAGGGACAGATTAATTTAAACTAG